Proteins encoded within one genomic window of Saccharomyces paradoxus chromosome V, complete sequence:
- the UBC8 gene encoding E2 ubiquitin-conjugating protein UBC8 (Ubiquitin-conjugating enzyme that regulates gluconeogenesis~similar to YEL012W), translated as MKLLMSDHQVDLINDSMQEFHVKFLGPKDTPYENGVWRLHVELPDNYPYKSPSIGFVNKIFHPNIDIASGSICLDVINSTWSPLYDLINIVEWMIPGLLKEPNGSDPLNNEAATLQLRDKKLYEEKIKEYIDKYATKEKYQQMFGGDNDNDDIDSEGDLQEEDSDSDEDMDGTGVSSGDDSVDELSEDLSDIDVSDDDDYDEVAV; from the coding sequence ATGAAACTCTTGATGAGTGACCATCAGGTGGATTTAATCAACGATAGCATGCAAGAGTTCCATGTAAAATTCTTGGGACCAAAGGATACACCTTATGAAAATGGCGTTTGGAGGTTACATGTAGAATTACCGGATAATTATCCATACAAGTCGCCAAGCATAGGGTTCGTCAACAAGATATTCCATCCTAACATTGATATCGCATCAGGGTCTATATGTTTGGACGTAATTAATTCTACATGGTCACCTTTATATGATCTGATAAATATAGTGGAGTGGATGATACCAGGTTTATTAAAGGAACCTAATGGTAGTGATCCCTTGAATAACGAAGCTGCCACATTGCAATTACGAGATAAAAAACTGTAtgaggaaaaaatcaaagagtATATAGATAAGTATGCtacaaaggaaaagtaCCAACAGATGTTTGGCGGAGATAACGATAACGATGATATTGATAGCGAGGGTGACTTACAAGAAGAGGACAGTGATTCCGACGAAGATATGGATGGTACTGGTGTTTCCAGTGGCGATGATAGCGTAGATGAGTTGAGTGAGGACCTAAGCGACATTGATGTTagtgatgacgatgacTACGACGAGGTTGCAGTTTAG
- the GLC3 gene encoding 1,4-alpha-glucan branching enzyme (Glycogen branching enzyme, involved in glycogen accumulation~similar to YEL011W), protein MFNIPDNVKGAVEFDPWLKPFADVLSERRYLADKWLYDITHATPDGSYQSLSKFARDSYKSYGLHANPETKEITYKEWAPNAERAFLVGDFNNWDTTSHELKNKDEFGNFTITVRPLPNGDFAIPHDSKIKVMFVLPDGSKIFRLPAWITRATQPSKETSKQFGPAYEGRFWNPENPYKFVHPRPKFSESVDSLRIYEAHVGISSPEPKITTYKEFTEKVLPRIKYLGYDAIQLMAIMEHAYYASFGYQVTNFFAASSRFGTPEELKELIDTAHSMGILVLLDVVHSHASKNVEDGLNMFDGSDHQYFHSISSGRGEHPLWDSRLFNYGKFEVQRFLLANLAFYIDVYQFDGFRFDGVTSMLYVHHGVGAGGSFSGDYNEYLSRDRSFVDHEALAYLMLANDLVHEMLPNLAVTVAEDVSGYPTLCLPRSIGGTGFNYRLAMALPDMWIKLIKEKKDDEWEMGSIVYTLTNRRYGEKVVAYCESHDQALVGDKTLAFWLMDAAMYTDMTVLKEPSIVIDRGIALHKMIRLITHSLGGEAYLNFEGNEFGHPEWLDFPNVNNGDSYKYARRQFNLADDPLLRYQNLNEFDRSMQLCEKKHKWLNTKQAYVSLKHEGDKMIVFERNNLLFIFNFHPTNSYSDYRVGVEKAGTYHIVLNSDRAEFGGHNRINESSEFFTTDLEWNNRKNFLQVYIPSRVALVLALKE, encoded by the coding sequence ATGTTCAACATTCCTGATAATGTCAAAGGGGCAGTAGAATTCGACCCATGGTTAAAACCGTTTGCTGACGTGCTTTCTGAAAGAAGATACCTAGCTGACAAGTGGTTGTATGACATCACACATGCTACGCCCGATGGTTCATATCAGTCGCTCAGTAAATTTGCTAGAGATTCCTATAAGTCATACGGGTTGCATGCAAATCCAGAGACCAAAGAAATCACTTACAAAGAATGGGCACCTAATGCTGAACGTGCATTTTTAGTGGGAGATTTCAATAATTGGGACACTACTTCTCATGAGCTCAAGAACAAGGACGAATTCGGAAATTTTACCATCACTGTTCGTCCCTTACCTAATGGCGACTTTGCTATCCCTCatgattcaaaaattaaagtTATGTTTGTTTTGCCGGATGGTTCTAAGATCTTTCGTTTACCTGCATGGATTACAAGAGCTACACAACCTTCGAAGGAAACTTCCAAACAGTTCGGCCCCGCATACGAAGGTAGGTTTTGGAATCCAGAGAACCCCTACAAGTTTGTACATCCAAGACCAAAGTTTAGTGAATCTGTAGATTCTTTAAGAATTTATGAAGCACATGTCGGTATTTCAAGTCCAGAACCAAAAATAACCACGTATAAAGAATTTACTGAGAAGGTTTTGCCTAGGATCAAATATCTTGGCTACGATGCGATCCAACTAATGGCTATTATGGAACATGCTTATTATGCATCGTTTGGTTACCAAGtgaccaattttttcgCGGCAAGCTCCCGCTTCGGTACCCCTGAGGAATTGAAGGAGCTAATTGATACCGCACATTCTATGGGCATCCTAGTTCTATTGGATGTAGTTCATAGTCATGCTTCTAAAAACGTCGAAGATGGACTGAACATGTTTGATGGTTCCGATCATCAATATTTCCATTCTATAAGCTCCGGTAGGGGTGAACATCCACTGTGGGACTCCCGTCTTTTTAATTACGGGAAATTTGAAGTACAGAGATTCCTATTAGCAAATCTAGCATTTTATATTGATGTTTATCAATTCGATGGGTTTAGGTTTGATGGTGTCACCTCAATGCTGTACGTTCATCATGGTGTTGGTGCAGGCGGATCTTTTAGCGGTGACTATAACGAATATCTTTCTCGTGACAGGTCCTTCGTCGATCATGAGGCCTTAGCTTATCTAATGTTAGCCAATGATTTGGTTCATGAAATGCTCCCTAATTTAGCTGTAACTGTTGCAGAAGATGTCTCTGGTTATCCAACTCTATGTTTGCCCCGCTCCATAGGTGGTACAGGATTCAACTATAGGTTAGCAATGGCTTTACCGGATATGTGGATCAAGTTGATCaaggagaagaaagatGATGAATGGGAGATGGGAAGTATTGTATACACTTTAACTAATAGACGGTATGGTGAAAAAGTTGTTGCTTATTGTGAATCACACGATCAAGCTTTAGTTGGTGACAAGACTTTAGCTTTTTGGTTGATGGACGCTGCGATGTATACTGATATGACTGTATTGAAGGAACCTTCTATTGTTATTGACCGTGGTATCGCTCTGCACAAGATGATTAGGTTGATTACTCACTCGCTGGGAGGTGAGGCTTATTTGAACTTCGAAGGTAATGAGTTCGGTCATCCAGAATGGTTGGATTTCCCCAATGTTAACAATGGTGATAGCTACAAGTATGCTCGTAGGCAGTTTAATTTGGCTGATGATCCTTTGTTACGTTATCAGAATTTGAATGAGTTTGATAGGTCAATGCAATTATGTGAGAAAAAGCATAAATGGTTGAACACAAAACAGGCTTATGTTTCATTAAAACACGAAGGCGACAAAATGATTgtatttgaaagaaataatttATTATTCATCTTCAACTTTCACCCCACAAACAGCTACAGCGATTATAGAGTTGGTGTCGAAAAAGCTGGTACTTATCACATCGTGTTGAACTCAGATCGTGCTGAATTTGGTGGACATAACAGAATCAACGAAAGTTCTGAATTCTTCACTACCGATTTAGAATGGAATAACAGGAAAAACTTCCTCCAGGTTTATATTCCTAGTAGAGTTGCTTTGGTTCTTGCCTTAAAAGAATga
- the GCN4 gene encoding amino acid starvation-responsive transcription factor GCN4 (bZIP transcriptional activator of amino acid biosynthetic genes~similar to YEL009C) has product MSEYQPSLFALNPMGFSPLDGSKPTNENMSASTSATKPVVGQLIFDKFIKTEEDPIIKQDTPSNLDLDFALPQTVTTSDAKTVLPIPELDAAVVESFFSSSADSTPMFEYENLEDNSKEWTSLFDNDIPVTTDDVSLADKAIESTEEISLVPSNLEVSTTSFLPTPVLEDAKLGQARKVKKSNAVVKKSNHHGGKDDESRLDHLGVVAYNRKQRSIPLSPIVPESSDPAALKRARNTEAARRSRARKLQRMKQLEDKVEELLSKNYQLENEVARLKKLVGER; this is encoded by the coding sequence ATGTCCGAATATCAGCCTAGTTTATTTGCTTTAAATCCAATGGGTTTCTCACCATTGGATGGTTCTAAACCAACCAACGAAAATATGTCTGCTTCCACATCTGCCACTAAACCAGTGGTTGGCCAAttgatttttgataaattcatCAAGACTGAAGAAGATCCAATCATCAAGCAGGATACCCCTTCAAATCTTGATCTTGATTTTGCTCTCCCACAAACAGTGACGACTTCCGATGCCAAGACCGTTTTGCCAATTCCAGAACTAGATGCTGCTGTGGTGgaatctttcttttcatcaagCGCCGATTCAACTCCAATGTTTGAATACGAAAACCTAGAAGACAACTCTAAAGAATGGACATCCTTGTTCGACAATGACATTCCGGTTACCACCGACGATGTTTCATTGGCTGACAAGGCAATTGAATCCactgaagaaatttctttggtACCATCCAACCTAGAAGTATCGACAACTTCATTCTTACCCACTCCTGTTCTAGAAGATGCAAAATTGGGTCAAGCAAGAAAGGTTAAGAAGTCAAATGCAGTCGTTAAGAAATCTAATCACCATGGCGGGAAGGATGACGAATCGAGACTAGATCATTTGGGTGTTGTTGCTTATAACCGTAAGCAACGTTCGATTCCACTTTCTCCAATTGTACCTGAATCAAGTGATCCTGCCGCTCTAAAGCGTGCAAGAAACACTGAAGCTGCAAGACGTTCTCGTGCGAGAAAGTTGCAAAGAATGAAACAACTTGAAGACAAGGTTGAAGAATTGCTATCGAAAAATTATCAGTTGGAAAATGAGGTCGCCagattgaagaaattagTTGGCGAACGCTGA
- the MIT1 gene encoding Mit1p (Transcriptional regulator of pseudohyphal growth~similar to YEL007W), producing the protein MDIEPTFKGYIEDEDDALLILQATLDGKLKHIPRRPYEIERPYLIVSGSIFVFIEEISGIKRWTDGVSWSPSRISGKFLIYKELDKENASSNANATSSGSTDSTVIPDGTSGARTNPSSSKIKLPPLKNHQFDLPPTMSHSSFESEQDTSISPSNRSNLPLKYTGLVKKTISVKLKRPPFNSIENLHIVSYYSVKDIKQNCLVTPKASPFLKDVRPSQELIVAMENTTLGNVKNNSTTNGNGSNNINNKSNSSTPLNTVISTNNNSANINAAGSNQFTSANKNYYYKNDESSGYPITQFAPALPSTTLMYTANPPYITQSPDNTNTTGMNTHANNNNNNSNNSSNNNNNNNINNVNNNTGNGNNPNRFHNASFAYNTTGDFINPQQQGQISYPFYYTTIPINNPNYYTTQPPNPVANASTNENQSYSTSSTQHPYYGHSTESQSASATTGATGAPGTTENVLPVSSMQPLLHQANNNSTSSASSTAPYPVYSMNVNVPYYNSSGSAYKRAQDNTTSNTNTEPSGATSTNSGTMLSNPAYANSQQYTPSQVYYQGFPQYAMASAQNSSMYQHQHQHPLPTVYPITTPQQNIMNSSHALNTIGSDPQHHHYQQEPNDHKNFAMGHANNNILNITNNDTMNNLNTNTSTTTQ; encoded by the coding sequence ATGGATATCGAGCCTACTTTCAAAGGGTACATtgaagatgaggatgaCGCTTTGCTTATTCTCCAGGCGACTTTGGACGGCAAGTTAAAGCATATACCAAGAAGGCCTTATGAAATAGAAAGACCTTATTTGATCGTATCTGGTAGCATATTCGTTTTCATTGAAGAGATATCGGGCATCAAGAGATGGACTGATGGTGTTTCTTGGTCTCCATCAAGGATATCAGGCAAATTTCTAATATACAAAGAACTCGACAAGGAAAACGCAAGCTCTAATGCTAATGCTACTTCTAGTGGTAGTACTGACTCCACTGTCATTCCGGATGGAACTTCTGGTGCAAGGACTAATCCCTCTTCGTCGAAAATCAAGCTACCTCCTTTGAAGAATCATCAGTTCGATTTACCGCCCACTATGAGTCATTCAAGTTTTGAATCAGAGCAAGATACCTCCATTTCTCCATCAAATCGTTCGAACTTACCATTGAAATATACTGGTctggtgaagaagacaaTATCTGTGAAGCTGAAGAGACCTCCATTTAACTCCATTGAAAATCTACATATTGTCTCCTATTATTCTGTAAAAGatataaaacaaaactgTTTAGTGACTCCTAAAGCTTCtccttttttgaaagatgtTAGACCTTCACAGGAACTAATTGTCGCGATGGAAAACACAACTTTAGGTAATGTGAAAAATAACTCCACTACCAACGGAAACGGTTCTAATaatataaacaataaaagCAACTCTTCAACTCCTCTAAATACTGTTATTTCCACAAATAACAATAGTGCTAATATAAATGCTGCTGGCAGTAATCAATTTACTAGTGCaaacaaaaattattattataaaaatgatgaaagcTCTGGATACCCGATCACTCAATTTGCTCCTGCATTGCCATCGACAACTTTGATGTATACAGCAAATCCGCCTTATATCACACAATCTCCTGATAATACTAACACTACTGGTATGAATACTCATgctaataataacaataataatagtaataacagtagcaataataataataataataatattaataatgttaataataatacagGAAATGGTAACAATCCAAATAGATTCCACAATGCCTCCTTTGCTTATAACACTACTGGTGACTTCATTAATCCGCAACAACAAGGACAAATTTCTTATCCATTTTACTATACAACAATTCCGATAAACAATCCCAACTATTATACCACACAACCTCCAAATCCTGTAGCAAACGCTTCAACGAACGAGAATCAAAGTTATTCCACCTCTTCAACGCAGCACCCTTATTATGGCCATTCTACCGAAAGCCAATCAGCATCAGCAACCACAGGCGCTACTGGCGCTCCTGGTACAACCGAAAACGTGCTTCCTGTATCCAGTATGCAGCCGCTACTCCATCAGgccaataataatagtacaAGTTCTGCTTCCTCTACAGCTCCTTATCCGGTGTATTCTATGAATGTTAATGTTCCTTACTACAACTCTTCTGGTTCTGCATACAAGAGAGCACAAGACAATACTACCTCTAATACAAATACAGAACCCTCTGGCGCTACAAGTACGAACTCAGGCACAATGCTATCAAATCCTGCATACGCTAATTCTCAACAATACACTCCATCACAGGTGTACTACCAAGGATTCCCACAATATGCCATGGCAAGTGCTCAAAATTCATCCATGTATCAACACCAACACCAACATCCTTTGCCCACAGTGTATCCAATAACAACGCctcaacaaaatataatgaaCTCTAGCCACGCTTTGAACACTATTGGATCCGACCCTCAACATCACCACTATCAGCAAGAACCCAACGACCACAAAAACTTCGCCATGGGGCATGCGAATAACAATATCTTAAACATCACTAATAATGATACGATGAACAACCTCAATACAAACACTTCAACTACTACACAATAA
- the YEA6 gene encoding NAD+ transporter (mitochondrial NAD+ transporter~similar to YEL006W) translates to MNNGDNKTTLENSNNSSLPNGNYTTPTKLNRLKRNADPRIAAISGALSGALSAMLVCPFDVAKTRLQAQGLQNMTHQSQHYKGFFGTFATIFKDEGAAGLYKGLQPTVLGYIPTLMIYFSVYDFCRKYSVDIFPNSPFLSNASSAITAGAISTVATNPIWVVKTRLMLQTGIGKYSTHYKGTIDTFRKIIQQEGAKALYAGLVPALLGMLNVAIQFPLYENLKIRFGYSELTDVSTDVTSSNFQKLILASMLSKMVASTVTYPHEILRTRMQLKSDLPNTVQRHLLPLIKITYKQEGFAGFYSGFATNLVRTVPAAVVTLVSFEYSKKYLTAFFK, encoded by the coding sequence ATGAATAATGGAGACAATAAGACGACATTAGAAAACTCAAATAATTCGTCACTACCCAATGGAAATTATACGACTCCTACAAAATTAAATAGGTTGAAAAGGAATGCTGATCCCAGGATTGCTGCAATTTCAGGTGCTTTATCTGGTGCATTATCTGCAATGTTAGTCTGTCCTTTTGATGTTGCGAAAACAAGGTTACAGGCACAAGgtcttcaaaatatgaCCCACCAGAGTCAACATTATAAGGGGTTTTTTGGTACATTTGCTACTATTTTCAAAGACGAAGGTGCTGCTGGGCTTTATAAAGGTCTACAACCGACGGTTTTAGGTTACATTCCCACTTTGATGATTTACTTTTCTGTCTATGATTTCTGTAGAAAATATTCGGTCGATATTTTCCCAAATAGTCCGTTTCTTTCAAATGCTTCTTCTGCAATTACCGCAGGCGCCATCTCTACAGTTGCGACGAATCCGATTTGGGTAGTTAAAACAAGACTCATGCTACAAACAGGTATCGGTAAATATTCTACCCATTATAAAGGTACCATAGACACATTTAGAAAGATCATCCAACAAGAAGGTGCTAAGGCTCTTTACGCTGGTTTAGTTCCAGCCCTCTTAGGGATGCTGAACGTTGCTATACAGTTTCCCTTATATGAAAATCTAAAAATCAGGTTCGGATATTCAGAATTGACTGACGTATCAACAGATGTAACCAGCTcaaactttcaaaagttaATATTAGCGTCTATGCTATCTAAAATGGTAGCGTCTACCGTGACTTATCCCCACGAAATACTTCGAACTCGAATGCAACTGAAATCCGACCTTCCAAATACTGTACAACGCCATCTCCTTCCATTAATTAAGATCACGTATAAGCAAGAGGGCTTTGCCGGATTTTATTCTGGGTTTGCCACTAATTTGGTAAGAACAGTACCTGCTGCTGTAGTAACACTAGTGTCGTTCGAATACTCTAAGAAGTATTTAACtgcttttttcaagtaa
- the VAB2 gene encoding Vab2p (Subunit of the BLOC-1 complex involved in endosomal maturation~similar to YEL005C) translates to MVADLTKGILKWKSKIEFDSVANSPFYEDLKSLPPLASYKKLTQAAIFNSTKYELLQVKKDILSIYEIVSGDIDKERNQMQQIELQLKKSLKKVEHSYKNVLKQRVSTNCINGNDRLLANAEKKIGSLNEELACVDGIVSDIVNNFVALDANLPKKAQLLKDDSINEAHYPLLFEFLHKAIIASEANVQENGSLSSLSEYDEVRAESINSCCEESEPQSDSLAPLQTHNDNASSYQKLLPPKFNTRSGPSIETNFENISADGPTYAKCSLKNSISLT, encoded by the coding sequence ATGGTAGCAGACTTAACTAAAGGTATACTAAAatggaaatcaaaaataGAGTTTGATTCCGTTGCGAACAGTCCGTTTTACGAGGATTTAAAGAGCTTACCTCCCCTTGCATCctataaaaaattaacaCAGGCTGCTATCTTTAATAGCACTAAGTATGAGTTACTACAAGTTAAGAAAGATATTCTATCCATCTACGAAATTGTAAGTGGCGATATTGACAAGGAACGAAATCAGATGCAACAAATTGAACTTCAGCTTAAAAAATCGTTAAAAAAAGTAGAGCATAGTTACAAAAACGTCTTAAAACAGCGAGTTTCTACTAATTGCATTAATGGAAATGACCGTCTGTTGGCCAATgcggaaaaaaagattggGTCATTGAATGAAGAACTCGCATGTGTCGATGGTATTGTGTCAGATATTGTAAACAATTTCGTTGCATTGGACGCAAATCTCCCGAAGAAGGCACAATTATTGAAGGATGACTCTATAAATGAGGCACATTATCCACTtctttttgagtttttgCATAAGGCTATCATTGCTAGTGAAGCTAACGTTCAGGAAAATGGCTCGCTCTCTTCTCTTTCGGAATACGATGAAGTACGAGCGGAAAGCATAAATAGTTGTTGCGAGGAAAGTGAGCCACAAAGCGATTCTTTAGCACCACTTCAAACTCATAATGACAACGCATCTAGTTATCAAAAACTTTTACCCCCAAAATTCAACACAAGAAGTGGCCCTTCAattgaaacaaattttgaaaatattagCGCAGATGGCCCCACATACGCCAAAtgttctttgaaaaactcGATATCTTTGACTTAA
- the YEA4 gene encoding Yea4p (Uridine diphosphate-N-acetylglucosamine (UDP-GlcNAc) transporter~similar to YEL004W): MWNLLKAFTLVFGGCCSNVITFETLMSNRTNSINNLITFCQFLFVTCQGLRNFIDLHRPFPYFKPLKTPFHVYIITVVLFYISSTTNNNVFKYNISIPIHIVFRCFGTVITMFTCWLLNGRKYTKIQISSTLFLTIGAIMASLYKDVDFRYQDLKLQALKIGRDQPVDRTFIFGICILVFSSFTSSLLSAYNERTYQKYGKHWKENIFYSHFLSLPLFLLNRKQLIYEYQVMRKSERILCLNFGGKVKVPREEAILFFNVLTQYFCVKGVNILASKTNALTLSITLLVRKFISLLLSVQLFGNSLSYTGYIGVNLVFFGAFVYSLGSIRPRQKDKETVGKIK; this comes from the coding sequence atgtgGAACTTACTAAAAGCATTCACTCTAGTATTCGGAGGTTGTTGTTCCAATGTTATTACATTTGAAACATTAATGAGCAACAGAACAAACAGCATTAATAATCTTATCACGTTTTGtcaatttttatttgttacATGTCAGGGGCTCCGCAACTTTATAGATCTTCATCGACCTTTCCCTTACTTTAAGCCACTGAAAACTCCTTTCCATGTTTATATCATTACTGTCgttttgttttatatttcGTCCACGACGAATAATAACGTATTTAAATACAACATATCCATTCCAATTCATATTGTTTTCAGATGTTTTGGAACAGTCATAACTATGTTTACATGTTGGTTATTAAATGGTAGGAAATACACTAAGATTCAGATTTCATcaacattatttttaacaaTTGGAGCTATAATGGCATCGTTGTATAAAGATGTCGACTTTCGATACcaagatttgaaattgcAAGCGTTGAAAATCGGACGTGACCAACCTGTAGATCGcacttttatttttggtaTTTGTATACTagtattttcatcattcaCATCATCTTTACTTTCAGCATACAATGAACGCACGTATCAAAAATATGGTAAGCATTGGAAAGAGAATATCTTTTACAgtcattttttatcattacCTCTCTTTCTACTTAATCGAAAACAGTTAATTTACGAATATCAAGTAATGAGAAAGTCTGAAAGGATATTGTGTTTGAATTTTGGGGGAAAGGTTAAAGTCCCGCGAGAAGAAGctatacttttttttaatgtatTGACACAATATTTTTGTGTCAAGGGTGTTAATATACTTGCTAGTAAAACAAATGCTCTGACACTTTCCATAACACTACTTGtaagaaaatttataagTCTTTTACTGAGCGTCCAACTTTTCGGGAACAGCCTATCGTATACTGGCTACATTGGGGTTAACCTAGTATTTTTTGGTGCCTTTGTATACTCGCTTGGATCAATTCGCCCCAGgcaaaaagataaagaaaccGTAGGGAAGATCAAATAA
- the GIM4 gene encoding tubulin-binding prefolding complex subunit GIM4 (Subunit of the heterohexameric cochaperone prefoldin complex~similar to YEL003W) — MEQRNNVFQAKYNEYKQILEELQTKIIELGHDKDEHNIVLKTLKDAEPTRKCYRMIGGALVESDVQTSLPILENKKENIEGTISKMKETLIQTAQEFEKWKKDNKIQVVKN, encoded by the exons ATGgaacaaagaaacaacG TCTTTCAAGcaaaatataatgaatACAAACAAATTTTAGAGGAGTTGCAAACAAAAATCATAGAATTGGGTCATGACAAAGATGAACATAATATAGTCCTTAAAACACTGAAAGACGCTGAGCCGACGAGGAAATGTTACAGGATGATAGGTGGCGCACTTGTGGAAAGTGATGTTCAAACAAGTTTACCTATTCTTGAAAATAAGaaggaaaacatagaaGGCACAATCagcaaaatgaaagaaactTTGATACAAACTGCACAAGAGTTTGaaaagtggaaaaaagACAACAAGATTCAAGTTGTTAAAAACTAA
- the WBP1 gene encoding dolichyl-diphosphooligosaccharide-protein glycotransferase (Beta subunit of the oligosaccharyl transferase glycoprotein complex~similar to YEL002C), protein MRINWSFFLCILLQAIFAVSKQSSRTLVLYDQSTEPLEDYSVYLKDLEQRNYKLEYLDINSTSTAVDLYDKEQRLYDNIIVFPTKGGKNLARQIPVKQLIKFFENEGNILCMSSPGAVPNTIRLFLNELGIYPSPKGHVIRDYFSSSSEGLVVSSDHLLNKHVYNAKKSEKFVFGESSAALLENREQIVPILNAPRTSFTESKGKCNSWTSGSQGFLVVGFQNLNNARLVWIGSSDFLKNKNQDSNHEFAKELLKWTFNEKSVIKSVNAVHSHADGTSYDEEPYKIKDKVIYNIGFSEWNGEKWLPHIADDIQFELRQVDPYYRLTLSPSGNDSEIQYYTTGEFILPDRHGVFTFLTDYRKIGLSFTTDKDVKAIRHLANDEYPRSWEISNSWVYISAICGVIAAWIFFVVSFVTTSSVGKKLETFKKKN, encoded by the coding sequence ATGCGGATCAATTGGAGTTTTTTCCTATGTATCCTTCTCCAGGCCATTTTCGCTGTGAGCAAACAAAGTTCAAGAACGCTTGTTCTTTACGACCAATCAACAGAACCGTTAGAGGACTACTCAGTCTATTTAAAGGATCTGGAACAAAGGAATTACAAACTTGAATATTTGGATATCAACAGTACTTCCACTGCTGTGGATTTGTATGATAAAGAGCAAAGATTATATGATAACATCATCGTTTTTCCTACCAAAGGAGGCAAGAATTTGGCTAGACAAATCCCAGTCAAGCAGTTgattaaattttttgaaaatgaaggtAATATTCTATGCATGAGTTCTCCTGGTGCTGTTCCAAATACTATTcgtttatttttgaatgaattaGGTATTTATCCAAGTCCAAAAGGACACGTTATTCGTGActatttttcatcttcttcagaagGGCTAGTTGTTTCTTCAGACCACCTTCTGAACAAACATGTTTACAACGCCAAAAAAAGCGAGAAATTTGTTTTTGGGGAAAGTTCAGCTGCTTTATTAGAAAACCGTGAACAAATCGTACCAATTTTAAATGCTCCTAGAACATCCTTTACCGAGtccaaaggaaaatgcAACTCTTGGACCAGCGGGTCTCAAGGATTTCTTGTAGTTGGTTTCCAAAACTTAAACAATGCCCGCTTAGTGTGGATCGGTAGTAGTGATTTcttaaagaacaaaaatcaAGACTCTAATCATGAATTTGCAAAAGAATTACTAAAATGGAcatttaatgaaaaatctgTAATTAAAAGTGTGAATGCAGTTCACTCACATGCAGATGGTACTAGTTATGATGAAGAGCCCTACAAGATTAAAGACAAAGTTATTTATAATATAGGTTTTTCGGAATGGAACGGGGAAAAATGGCTACCACATATCGCTGATGACATCCAATTTGAACTAAGACAAGTGGATCCATACTACCGTCTTACATTGTCGCCAAGCGGAAATGATTCTGAAATCCAATACTATACCACCGGTGAATTTATACTCCCAGACCGTCACGGTGTGTTTACCTTCCTCACTGACTACCGCAAGATTGGCCTTTCATTCACTACTGACAAAGACGTTAAAGCTATCCGTCATCTTGCTAACGACGAATACCCAAGGAGTTGGGAAATTAGCAACTCTTGGGTTTATATTAGCGCCATTTGTGGCGTTATCGCTGCTTGGATATTTTTCgttgtttcttttgttaCGACTTCCTCTGTTGGCAAGAAACTTGAaacatttaaaaaaaaaaactag